In the Ictalurus punctatus breed USDA103 chromosome 7, Coco_2.0, whole genome shotgun sequence genome, one interval contains:
- the LOC128632999 gene encoding Fc receptor-like protein 5, which yields MASRVELLNAEEELLLFKPVLSVEPNSPQIFRGETVTLTCRISGWSGPYYWYKDGVYSHGSAENYYTIKADQSHRYRCYGSIDGRSTAWSDEVTLSVIERPKAVLTLQPDGQIFSGQEVTFTCEIRGHADTEWMYNWNKDGVQISSYTESRTYSFTPVESLSAKYTCSGRRRSDSQTSETSNTVTLTVSEKPKPELTSSREGAVLKGNSVTLSCTLKLQSAGWKFYWIKPTQSTETETETDYYNISSVRVSDGGQYRCRAGRGNPVYYTYYSDALWVNVTESPKAVVTIKPDKHVFRGETVTLRCEIQGGGDTEWTYSWYKKYNTLYPSRTTQEFSFSSVRNDDSAEYTCRGRRSDSQSSEISDAVTLTVSDAAEAVVSVSPLRWLTEGDSVTLSCEVKHSSTGWTFSWYTEVPSRDSQGSLRYSTALLSDSSRGSGGSYTLSPVTVKHTGVYMCRAERGEPVFHTRDSNLQPLWITGESPPVSLIINPSRTQHFTADSLSLSCEDQSDSTGWTVRGYTHSEAVSDCSSVSGSTCNISSLSTSHTGVYWCQSESGGRSNPVNITVHHGHVILDSPVHPVTEGHPLTLHCLSRNSKTSASGVDFYKDSSVVQSQITGEMTISTVSKSDEGFYHCKHPERGESPKSWVSVRDSGSGSSTDIVFVSVGLSLALLFIILLLILRWWHKSIQGKDRDIQQNSNQTPGQNPSQSGAEDSQSGHTPLQTDVHIYATVENASKSEAAAELSGAVYAQVMKKKESHKNKDADAGPSDVIYTELEIKPQKKAKKNQVKVSVEYGTVYSQLKQNT from the exons ATGGCGTCTCGCGTGGAGTTGCTGAATGCCGAGGAGGAattgttgt tgtttaaacCAGTTCTGTCTGTGGAGCCGAATTCACCtcaaatattcagaggagagaCGGTTACACTCACATGTAGGATTTCAGGATGGAGTGGACCGTACTACTGGTACAAAGATGGTGTTTATAGTCACGGTTCTGCTGAAAATTACTACACTATAAAAGCAGATCAGAGTCACAGATACAGATGTTACGGGTCTATTGATGGACGGTCAACGGCATGGAGCGATGAAGTGACTCTCTCAGTGATAG AGAGACCAAAAGCCGTTCTGACTCTGCAGCCTGATGGACAGATATTCAGTGGACAGGAAGTCactttcacatgtgaaatacgAGGACATGCAGACACTGAGTGGATGTACAACTGGAATAAAGATGGTGTCCAAATATCCTCCTACACTGAGAGCAGGACATATTCATTCACTCCTGTAGAGTCTCTCAGCGCTAAATACACCTGCAGCGGACGGAGAAGAAGCGACTCTCAGACCTCAGAGACCAGCAACACTGTTACACTCactgtgtcag AAAAACCTAAACCTGAACTCACATCAAGTCGTGAAGGAGCTGTACTGAAAGGAAACTCCGTGACTCTGTCCTGTACACTGAAGCTGCAGTCTGCTGGATGGAAGTTTTACTGGATCAAACCCACACAgagcactgagactgagactgaaacaGACTACTACAACATCAGCTCAGTTAGAGTCTCTGATGGAGGTCAGTACAGGTGCAGAGCTGGAAGAGGAAACCCAGTCTACTACACATACTACAGTGATGCACTCTGGGTAAATGTTACTG AGAGTCCTAAAGCTGTGGTGACCATAAAGCCTGATAAACATGTGTTCAGAGGAGAGACTGTGACTCTCAGATGTGAAATACAGGGAGGAGGAGACACTGAGTGGACATACAGCTGGTATAAGAAATATAACACACTCTACCCATCCCGCACAACACAggagttcagcttcagctcagttAGAAATGATGACAGTGCTGAATACACCTGCAGAGGGAGGAGAAGTGACTCTCAGAGCTCAGAgatcagtgatgctgttacactcactgtatcag ATGCAGCAGAGGCAGTAGTGAGTGTGTCTCCACTGCGCTGGCTGACTGAAGGAGACTCAGTGACTCTAAGCTGTGAGGTTAAACACTCCTCTACAGGCTGGACATTCAGCTGGTACACAGAGGTTCCCTCCAGAGACAGTCAGGGTTCCCTCAGGTACAGTACAGCGCTCctctcagacagcagcagaggatctggaggctcCTACACTCTCAGTCCTGTTACTGTGAAGCACACAGGAGTTTATATgtgcagagcagagagaggagaaccagTCTTTCACACACGGGACAGTAACCTACAGCCACTGTGGATCACTg gtgaatctcctccagtgtctctgatcatcaatcccagcagaactcaacactttactgctgactctctctcactgagctgTGAGGACCAGAGTGACTCTACTGGATGGACAGTGAgaggatacacacacagtgaggcaGTGTCTGATTGTTCATCAGTTTCAGGATCTACATGTAACATCAGCTCCCtctctacatcacacactggagtttactggtgtcagtctgaatctggaggacgcagtaatcctgtcaacatcacagtgcaCC ATGGTCATGTGATCCTGGACAGTCCTGTCCATCCTGTGACTGAGGGACATCCTCTGACTTTACATTGTTTATCTCGCAACTCAAAGACCTCAGCTTCTGGTGTTGATTTCTATAAAGATAGTTCAGTTGTCCAGTCCCAGATTACAGGAGAGATGACCATCAGTACTGTCTCAAAGTCAGATGAaggtttctaccactgtaaacacccagagagaggagagtcacCCAAAAGCTGGGTTTCAGTCAGAG ACTCAGGGTCTGGATCCAGTACTGATATAGTATTTGTGTCTGTGGGACTGAgtttggccttgctgttcatCATCCTTTTACTGATCCTGCGTTGGTGGCACAAATCCATCCAAG GAAAGGACAGAGACATACAGCAGAACAGCAATCAGACACCAGGCCAGAACCCGAGTCAGTCAGGAGCTGAGGATTCTCAGTCAGGACACACTCCACTTCAGACCG ATGTGCACATTTATGCCACTGTGGAGAACGCAAGTAAAA GTGAAGCTGCAGCTGAACTCAGTGGGGCCGTTTATGCACAGGTCATGAAGAAAAAGGAGTCACACAAGAATAAAG ATGCTGATGCTGGACCCAGTGATGTGATTTACACTGAGCTTGAAATCAAGCCAcagaaaaaagcaaagaaaaatcaGG TGAAGGTCAGTGTAGAGTATGGAACTGTTTACTCACAGCTGAAGCAGAACACATAG